The nucleotide sequence CGGGATCGGTTGCAGTGGGCGCAGCCGGCGCGGAGGTTGTCGGGGTGGTCGGTGCCGACCTGGATGACGGGGAGGATGTGGTCGACGTCGGTGGCGGGCTTGGCGAGCGCGCGGGTGCGCAGCCGACCGAGCGGCGTGTCGGCACCCTGCCCGGCGCTGCTGATCACGAGCAGCTTGGACCCTCGCCGTTTCGCGAGCGCGGTCAAGACCGCGAGATAGACCTGATCGTTGGGGTGGGCGTGGAGTTCGTCGACGATCGCGAGCGAGGGAGTGAGGCCGTGCAGTGGGCGGGGTCGGGGCACCAGCGGATCTCGAGGTGGCGGTCGACCAGGTTGGGGGGCTCGAGTTCGCGCGCGAATCGGGCTGCCTGTTCGTAGAGGATGCGTGCCTGCTCGCGGGACGCGTTCAACGATGCGCGCCGGCCCCAAGCAGGAATGCTCGTCGACCGCAACCCGTTCGCGGGCCTCGGGCTGCGCCGGTCGAAGGGCCGCAAGAACTTGCAGCGACCCGACCAAGCGACGGTCGCGCGCATGCTCCAGGCGGCAGACGCGCTCACGCCGCCCTCGTTCGCCGCCT is from Gemmatimonadaceae bacterium and encodes:
- a CDS encoding HNH endonuclease is translated as MPRPRPLHGLTPSLAIVDELHAHPNDQVYLAVLTALAKRRGSKLLVISSAGQGADTPLGRLRTRALAKPATDVDHILPVIQVGTDHPDNLRAGCAHCNRSRRPRSSSLR